From one Gracilinanus agilis isolate LMUSP501 chromosome 5, AgileGrace, whole genome shotgun sequence genomic stretch:
- the NPFF gene encoding pro-FMRFamide-related neuropeptide FF, whose protein sequence is MDSGRPTVLLALLLLLLALVARGQAGKTPGGVGTHAFPEEKNGRSPSPLGPEAQTPASLLRALLRALRRPSPSPAFLFQPRRSSRDGRRSSSKQRLNPQGAEGPSSRFWSLAAPQRFGKK, encoded by the exons ATGGACTCTGGGCGCCCTACCGTGCTGCTGGcgctgctcctgctgctgctggcCTTGGTGGCCAGGGGCCAGGCTGGGAAGACCCCGGGCGGCGTCGGAACCCACGCTTTCCCG GAGGAAAAGAATGGacgctccccctcccccctcggGCCGGAGGCACAGACACCTGCGTCTCTGCTGCGGGCCCTGCTGCGGGCCCTGAGGAGACCTAGCCCGAGCCCGGCTTTTCTGTTCCAGCCGCGGAG GTCCAGCCGGGACGGCCGGAGGAGCTCGAGCAAGCAGCGGCTGAACCCCCAGGGCGCGGAAGGGCCCAGTTCTCGCTTCTGGAGCCTGGCCGCCCCCCAACGCTTCGGGAAGAAGTGA
- the TARBP2 gene encoding RISC-loading complex subunit TARBP2 isoform X2 gives MLAASPGKTPISLLQEYGTRIGKTPVYDLLKAEGQAHQPNFTFRVTVGDTSCTGEGASGALARGQGPSKKAAKHKAAEVALKHLKGGNMLEPLLEDGRSPPVEVKAPVSPQQSECNPVGALQELVVQKGWRLPEYTVTQESGPAHRKEFTMTCRVERFMEIGSGTSKKLAKRNAAAKMLLRVHTVPLDPRDGPEAEPDDDHFSIQGISSRVDGLRGRSPGCTWDSLRNSAGEKILSLRSCPLGSLGPGCCSVLSELSEEQAFHVSYLDIDELSLSGLCQCLVELSTQPATVCHGSAPTREAARGEAARHALQYLKIMAGGK, from the exons ATGCTGGCGGCCAGTCCTGGCAAGACCCCAATCAGCCTTCTGCAGGAGTATGGGACCAGAATAGGGAAGACTCCCGTGTACGACCTCCTCAAAGCCGAGGGCCAAGCCCACCAGCCCAATTTCACCTTCCGAGTCACCGTCGGTGACACCAGCTGCACTGGTGAGGGGGCGTCGGGTGCCCTGGCCAGGG GTCAGGGTCCCAGCAAGAAAGCCGCCAAGCACAAAGCAGCTGAGGTGGCCCTCAAACACTTGAAAGGAGGAAACATGTTGGAGCCACTTCTGGAGGATGGAAG GAGTCCCCCAGTGGAGGTCAAGGCTCCTGTTTCTCCTCAGCAGTCTGAGTGTAACCCCGTGGGGGCTTTGCAG GAGTTGGTGGTCCAGAAAGGCTGGAGGCTGCCAGAGTACACAGTGACCCAGGAGTCAGGCCCTGCACACCGGAAGGAGTTCACCATGACCTGCCGGGTGGAGCGTTTCATGGAGATTG GCAGTGGCACCTCCAAGAAACTGGCCAAGCGCAATGCCGCAGCCAAGATGCTGCTGAGGGTGCACACGGTACCCCTGGACCCCCGGGATGGGCCGGAGGCCGAGCCTGATGACGACCACTTCTCCATC caGGGCATTAGCTCCCGCGTGGACGGCCTCCGGGGCCGCAGCCCGGGCTGCACCTGGGACTCTCTCCGCAATTCCGCAGGAGAGAAGATCCTGTCGCTGCGGAGCTGCCCGCTGGGCTCTCTGGGCCCCGGCTGCTGCAGCGTGCTCAGCGAGCTCTCCGAGGAGCAGGCCTTCCACGTCAGCTACCTGGACATCG ATGAGTTGAGTCTGAGCGGGCTCTGCCAGTGCCTGGTGGAACTGTCCACGCAGCCGGCCACGGTGTGCCACGGCTCGGCGCCCACCCGGGAGGCTGCCCGAGGGGAGGCCGCCCGTCACGCTCTCCAGTACCTCAAGATCATGGCCGGGGGCAAGTGA